From Paenibacillus physcomitrellae, the proteins below share one genomic window:
- a CDS encoding PLP-dependent aminotransferase family protein — MGENLTGLIKQVFIVWKPDRRSSTPIYLQIADRLQHLIAEGEYSPGSPLPSERKLAELFDVNRSTIVQAYTELRAHGLIESRPGSKTRVSLHQGRDQGALPPEWHRYAENGVFLPNVPFLRHIREALAQNPSIIDFASGKLSLNLSPVQEINEIMRNCVYQPEPENDSLLGFPPLRRALAAFLQKYRGINVSPDSILITSGSQQALYLITQCLLSPGDAVAVEAPSYTLSLSMFQSAGLRMYRLPVDEYGVRPEGLRTLQKKYRIRMLFVNPNFQNPTGTLLHEERKKLLLETAGKLRLPIVEDDQFSLTAYGLDSPPPLKAETDAVSTLYIGSFSKIAASGLRIGWIVAPASVIRRLSDARRQMDLGFSVIPQQIAAKFMASQYFDPHMDRLRRELILKRDTTAEALRKHLGDLVEFTVPQGGLHLWCRILPEVSDSRLLDEALRQRVAFVPGSVYGSGPGYMRLTYARPNAEDIEPGISRLAAAVRTAVRAAAE, encoded by the coding sequence ATGGGGGAAAATCTGACAGGACTTATAAAGCAGGTGTTTATTGTGTGGAAACCCGACCGCCGGAGTTCAACGCCAATCTATCTTCAGATTGCGGACCGGCTGCAGCATTTAATAGCCGAGGGGGAATATTCACCGGGAAGCCCTCTCCCCTCCGAAAGAAAGCTTGCTGAATTATTTGACGTGAACCGCAGTACGATTGTTCAGGCTTATACCGAACTTCGGGCGCATGGCCTCATTGAAAGCCGGCCCGGAAGCAAAACGAGAGTCAGTCTTCATCAGGGACGGGACCAAGGGGCTCTCCCGCCTGAGTGGCACCGTTATGCAGAAAACGGCGTTTTTCTGCCCAATGTCCCTTTTCTCCGGCATATCCGGGAAGCGCTTGCCCAGAATCCCTCTATCATCGATTTTGCCAGCGGCAAGCTGTCGCTGAATCTGTCGCCTGTGCAGGAGATTAATGAAATCATGAGGAACTGCGTTTATCAGCCCGAACCGGAAAATGACAGCCTCCTCGGTTTTCCTCCCCTGCGCAGAGCTTTGGCCGCCTTCCTTCAAAAATACAGAGGTATAAACGTCTCCCCCGACTCTATTCTCATTACAAGCGGTTCGCAGCAGGCCTTATACCTCATTACCCAATGCCTGCTGTCTCCCGGGGACGCTGTCGCCGTTGAAGCCCCGTCCTACACCTTGTCCTTATCCATGTTCCAATCCGCCGGACTGCGGATGTACAGGCTGCCGGTAGACGAGTATGGGGTACGGCCGGAAGGGCTTCGCACTTTGCAGAAGAAATACCGGATTCGGATGCTGTTCGTTAACCCTAACTTTCAGAATCCAACCGGGACACTGCTTCATGAGGAACGAAAAAAACTGCTGCTGGAGACCGCGGGCAAGCTCCGCCTGCCGATCGTCGAGGACGATCAGTTCAGTCTAACCGCTTATGGCCTGGACTCCCCGCCGCCGTTAAAAGCAGAAACAGATGCGGTGAGCACCCTGTACATCGGCTCATTCTCCAAAATCGCCGCCTCCGGCCTGCGAATCGGCTGGATCGTCGCCCCGGCTTCCGTGATCCGGCGGCTCTCCGATGCCAGACGGCAGATGGATCTTGGCTTCAGCGTGATTCCGCAGCAGATTGCGGCGAAGTTCATGGCCTCGCAGTATTTCGATCCTCATATGGACCGGCTGCGCCGGGAGCTGATTCTCAAGAGGGATACAACGGCCGAAGCGCTGCGGAAACATCTCGGCGATCTGGTCGAGTTCACCGTGCCGCAGGGCGGGCTGCATTTATGGTGCAGAATTTTGCCCGAAGTCAGCGACAGCCGGCTGCTGGACGAAGCACTCCGGCAGCGCGTCGCTTTTGTTCCCGGCAGCGTCTACGGTTCAGGTCCCGGGTACATGCGGCTCACCTACGCACGGCCCAATGCGGAGGACATCGAGCCGGGTATATCCCGGCTGGCCGCGGCGGTTCGGACGGCAGTTCGTGCTGCCGCAGAGTGA
- a CDS encoding ABC transporter substrate-binding protein produces MKKNILTLILFLSMLSLVVTGCGSANNKTNAAETAGGANAGNAANGSAVASAAPDNGSNISNASNASNTGTGSAAAGNTPIEVTNAWNPLKVTETPQKIITLDFSFIDTLTSLGITPAGNAGVGTTKIPEYLNGMLKSEVADVGERKAPNLEVIQSLKPDLIVASVDRHSMIRKELEDIGPTIAFDDASYDQIIANLHSIAQIVGKEQEADKVEADLNAKMEQVKQQLAGSPSIIVAGFFDDEFTVWVKDSFVGSLLSRIGLNYAYNGEVSNLEGKGEGTKMTLERIHEINPDYIMVYGDKTDKLQSNPLFKDLKAVKEKHLIEVDRNLWSRGRGPIAASKIMDEALANLSAGAASK; encoded by the coding sequence ATGAAGAAAAATATCCTCACCCTTATTCTTTTTCTATCCATGTTAAGTCTTGTGGTGACCGGCTGCGGCTCCGCTAACAATAAGACGAATGCTGCAGAGACGGCAGGCGGGGCCAACGCGGGTAACGCGGCAAATGGTTCAGCCGTTGCCTCGGCGGCTCCTGACAACGGCTCAAATATCTCGAACGCCTCAAACGCCTCAAATACCGGAACTGGATCTGCGGCAGCCGGGAACACGCCGATTGAGGTGACGAACGCTTGGAACCCGTTAAAGGTAACCGAAACGCCGCAAAAAATCATAACGCTGGACTTCTCGTTCATCGATACGCTGACCAGCCTGGGCATAACGCCTGCAGGGAACGCCGGCGTTGGCACAACCAAAATCCCTGAATATCTGAACGGGATGTTAAAGTCCGAGGTAGCTGACGTAGGGGAAAGAAAAGCGCCGAATCTGGAGGTCATCCAGTCGCTGAAGCCGGATTTGATCGTTGCCAGCGTAGACCGGCACAGTATGATCCGTAAGGAGCTTGAGGATATTGGACCAACAATTGCTTTTGATGATGCAAGTTATGACCAGATCATCGCCAATTTACATAGCATCGCCCAGATCGTCGGTAAAGAACAGGAAGCGGATAAGGTAGAAGCAGATTTGAATGCCAAGATGGAACAGGTCAAGCAGCAGCTTGCGGGCAGCCCTTCTATCATTGTGGCCGGATTTTTTGATGACGAATTTACGGTTTGGGTGAAAGATTCCTTCGTTGGTTCGCTGCTGAGCCGCATCGGTCTTAATTATGCCTACAATGGCGAGGTTTCCAACTTGGAGGGGAAAGGCGAAGGAACCAAAATGACGCTTGAACGCATCCATGAAATTAATCCGGACTATATCATGGTCTACGGGGATAAGACAGACAAGCTGCAGTCGAACCCGCTGTTCAAGGATTTGAAGGCAGTGAAGGAAAAGCATCTGATCGAAGTGGACCGCAACCTTTGGTCACGCGGACGCGGACCGATTGCCGCGAGCAAAATCATGGATGAGGCGCTTGCCAACCTCAGCGCTGGAGCGGCTTCTAAATAA
- a CDS encoding FecCD family ABC transporter permease, translating to MDSMRQPEHTKPRQRGSLLNVFMMMGLLLLAVAGLSLTYRVSGLAWRPLFFPSGGSEDVLLGYMVWQVRLPRLLLAVSLGAALAVAGCLLQAMTRNKLADPEIMGLNQGASFCAVIALLAIGGADSADVVVPAALLGAGICGLLVLLIASYSAKYSGSDPSRLVLAGVAISAFMGSLTTGTILLFETQLNEILYWMAGKLSGAEWRDNYLVWLLDIPAAGAAYLLAGRMNVLEQGDEVASGLGIHVQRTRILLGLLVIVLSGSAVAVAGPIGFVGLMVPHMARRIGGVNHKALLPLSAVMGALLLSLADFAAQWVSYPSDIPVGIITALLGVPFFLYLLRRKKGGRP from the coding sequence ATGGACAGCATGCGGCAACCGGAGCATACGAAACCCCGGCAGCGGGGTTCGTTGTTAAATGTATTTATGATGATGGGCCTGCTGCTGCTCGCGGTGGCGGGCCTGAGTTTAACGTACCGGGTAAGCGGTCTCGCTTGGAGGCCGCTCTTTTTCCCTTCTGGCGGTTCTGAGGATGTACTGCTTGGATATATGGTCTGGCAGGTTAGGCTTCCGCGCCTTCTGCTGGCTGTTTCGCTTGGCGCGGCACTGGCGGTGGCCGGCTGCCTGCTGCAGGCGATGACCCGCAATAAGCTTGCCGATCCAGAGATTATGGGCCTTAATCAGGGGGCCTCTTTCTGTGCGGTGATCGCCTTGCTGGCCATTGGAGGAGCGGACTCGGCCGATGTGGTTGTGCCGGCGGCCCTGCTCGGAGCAGGAATTTGCGGTTTGCTGGTCTTATTGATCGCCTCATACAGCGCAAAATACAGCGGGAGCGACCCTTCGAGACTGGTGCTGGCAGGCGTAGCGATCAGTGCCTTCATGGGTTCGCTCACAACCGGCACCATCCTGCTGTTTGAGACGCAGTTAAACGAAATTTTGTACTGGATGGCCGGCAAGCTGTCAGGAGCGGAATGGCGGGATAACTATCTGGTATGGCTGCTGGATATTCCGGCTGCTGGGGCCGCTTACCTCTTGGCAGGCAGGATGAATGTGCTGGAGCAGGGCGACGAGGTGGCCTCCGGTTTGGGCATCCATGTGCAGCGGACCCGGATTTTACTGGGGCTTCTCGTGATTGTGCTGTCGGGAAGTGCGGTTGCCGTTGCGGGGCCAATCGGTTTTGTAGGTCTTATGGTTCCGCATATGGCACGGCGGATTGGCGGCGTGAACCATAAGGCGCTGCTTCCGCTGTCAGCGGTTATGGGTGCGCTGCTGCTTTCCCTTGCTGATTTTGCCGCCCAGTGGGTGTCTTATCCGTCTGACATCCCTGTCGGGATTATCACGGCACTATTGGGCGTGCCGTTTTTTCTTTATTTATTGCGGCGCAAAAAGGGGGGGCGGCCGTGA
- a CDS encoding FecCD family ABC transporter permease, whose amino-acid sequence MRIRRFIGLVTGLIVLLLASALLSLRFGAVNTPISDILQELSSGDWLVLKYRLPRLVLALLVGMNMAVSGSILQGITRNPLASPEIVGVSAGGGLSAVIVLLVFPALGASVLPAAAFAGALIAAVIVYLAAYQKGGIQPMRLALTGVAISTGFQALITYMIVKYALDSSQALVWLKGSLYARSWQHVELLWPWTAAGLIVAGLSVGSLNALQLDEETVKGLGMRIQLVRLILLAAAVGLAASAVAATGTIGFVGLVIPPLARMLTGPDSRYSLPVAALLGALLVTLADLGGRVIYPPLEIPAGLITALIGAPYFIYILLRRKRGSL is encoded by the coding sequence GTGAGGATCAGACGTTTTATCGGCCTGGTGACCGGCCTTATTGTGCTTCTGCTGGCTTCGGCCTTGTTAAGTCTGCGGTTCGGCGCTGTCAATACGCCGATTTCCGATATTCTTCAAGAACTTAGCAGCGGTGATTGGCTAGTGCTGAAATACCGTCTGCCGCGCTTGGTTCTAGCCCTGCTGGTTGGCATGAACATGGCTGTATCAGGTTCAATTCTTCAGGGCATTACCCGCAATCCCCTCGCTTCCCCGGAAATTGTCGGGGTGTCCGCCGGAGGAGGACTCTCAGCCGTCATTGTGCTGCTCGTTTTTCCGGCTCTGGGCGCATCGGTGCTGCCGGCTGCTGCTTTTGCCGGTGCTTTAATCGCCGCCGTCATTGTTTATCTGGCCGCCTACCAGAAAGGCGGTATCCAGCCGATGCGGCTGGCCCTGACCGGCGTGGCGATCTCGACAGGATTCCAAGCGCTGATCACTTATATGATCGTGAAATACGCTCTCGATTCATCCCAGGCGCTTGTCTGGCTGAAAGGCAGCCTGTACGCCCGCTCCTGGCAGCATGTAGAGCTGTTATGGCCCTGGACGGCTGCCGGCCTTATCGTTGCCGGATTGAGTGTCGGCAGTCTTAATGCCCTCCAGCTGGATGAAGAAACGGTCAAAGGGCTCGGGATGCGGATTCAGCTGGTAAGGCTGATTCTCTTGGCCGCCGCAGTAGGCCTTGCCGCCAGCGCCGTAGCCGCCACCGGAACGATCGGTTTTGTAGGACTCGTCATTCCGCCGCTGGCCAGAATGCTGACAGGCCCTGACAGCCGGTATTCGCTGCCGGTTGCAGCGCTCTTGGGCGCGCTGCTGGTCACCCTAGCCGACTTGGGCGGACGGGTCATTTATCCGCCGCTGGAGATTCCGGCAGGGCTCATTACCGCGCTAATCGGAGCGCCTTATTTTATTTATATTCTGCTTAGACGCAAGAGGGGCTCGCTATAG
- a CDS encoding MFS transporter: MIAASNPSVIRTNRSYRHLWLARIFTTTSFQMLTIAISWQMYALTNDAFKLGLVGLAEFIPMLLLTLIAGQVADRFERRKIIFICQLIECGVVALLVISTLGDWIQSYHILIAAAILGASRSFENPTNSAMVPDLVDREELPQAAAWSASAGQTASIVGPALGGLLLYWGPSAVYFTSIAALLISAFLILSIKAKRTVRKAEAITMDSLLNGLRFVFNRKIILGTISLDLFAVLLGGATALLPIFSDDVLHTGSWGLGLLRTAPAVGALLMSLVLTRYSIQHAIGKYLFSSLAIFGLATVLFAVSKNLALSLFALFLIGASDVVSVVIRSTLVQLNTPQEMQGRVNAVNMLFIGTSNQLGEFESGTMAKLVGPVTATIIGGIGTLVVAVLWMYMFPALRTLKTFYDNSSGLQEKEVRQV; the protein is encoded by the coding sequence ATCATAGCCGCTTCGAATCCATCTGTCATAAGAACCAACCGCTCCTATCGCCACTTGTGGCTGGCGCGGATTTTTACAACCACGTCGTTTCAAATGTTAACCATCGCAATCAGCTGGCAGATGTATGCCTTAACGAACGATGCCTTCAAGCTCGGGCTGGTCGGCCTGGCCGAGTTCATTCCGATGCTGCTGCTCACGCTGATCGCGGGCCAGGTAGCGGACCGTTTCGAGCGGCGCAAAATCATTTTCATCTGCCAGCTTATCGAATGCGGTGTGGTGGCTCTGCTCGTTATCTCCACCCTCGGCGACTGGATTCAGAGCTATCATATTCTGATCGCCGCCGCTATTTTAGGGGCCTCCCGCTCGTTTGAGAATCCAACCAACTCTGCTATGGTTCCCGATCTGGTGGATAGAGAAGAACTGCCGCAGGCCGCGGCCTGGTCAGCATCAGCCGGTCAAACCGCCTCCATCGTGGGCCCAGCCTTAGGGGGTCTGCTGCTGTACTGGGGGCCGTCCGCCGTTTATTTTACGTCCATAGCCGCACTGCTGATTTCGGCTTTCTTGATCTTGTCCATCAAGGCCAAACGAACCGTCCGCAAAGCTGAAGCTATTACCATGGATTCGCTGTTGAACGGCCTCAGATTTGTATTCAACCGAAAAATCATTCTCGGCACCATTTCACTGGACCTGTTCGCCGTCCTGCTCGGCGGCGCTACAGCGCTGCTGCCGATCTTCTCCGATGATGTCCTGCACACCGGAAGCTGGGGACTGGGCCTGCTGCGGACCGCACCGGCGGTTGGGGCGCTGCTGATGTCCCTCGTGCTGACCCGCTATTCGATCCAGCATGCGATCGGCAAATATTTGTTCAGCTCGCTGGCCATCTTTGGTCTGGCTACGGTTCTGTTCGCAGTCTCCAAGAACCTTGCCCTCTCCCTCTTCGCCTTGTTCCTGATCGGCGCGTCGGACGTAGTAAGCGTGGTTATCCGCTCTACGCTGGTCCAGCTCAATACGCCACAGGAAATGCAGGGCCGGGTGAACGCCGTCAACATGCTGTTTATCGGCACCTCTAACCAGCTCGGCGAATTCGAATCCGGCACTATGGCCAAATTGGTCGGTCCGGTGACCGCAACGATTATCGGCGGCATAGGGACGCTTGTCGTAGCGGTGCTGTGGATGTATATGTTCCCGGCGCTGCGGACATTGAAGACTTTCTATGATAACAGCTCCGGGCTGCAGGAGAAGGAAGTCCGCCAGGTCTGA
- a CDS encoding TrmB family transcriptional regulator has translation MIEQLRKLGLSELEAKCYLVLHQKSRCSGYEVSKHVSVSRSNVYASLRLLHEKGICRMLKGDPVLFEAVPIKQVVKLLQSDFDRTARILVSELEAPPSAPPFFANWKGEKLIRQAIRRLIANAEDSILVDVWAEDLHQFETALLEAEQRKVSVHLIVMGECHTTLRHVTIHSRPKGGAGSIRHFTLLADKQSALVGSFGAQAENSVLESNHPSIVDLLSNAYRHDVIMLRIEQDFGPELTLKYGEDYQKIKQEHPEIHHSIPSRRSLS, from the coding sequence ATGATCGAACAATTGCGAAAGCTGGGCCTTTCCGAACTTGAGGCGAAATGTTATCTGGTTCTGCATCAGAAATCCCGCTGCTCCGGTTATGAAGTTTCCAAGCATGTCTCGGTGTCGCGAAGCAATGTATACGCCTCCCTTCGCCTTCTTCATGAGAAAGGCATTTGCCGTATGCTCAAAGGCGATCCGGTCCTGTTCGAGGCCGTGCCGATCAAACAGGTCGTTAAGCTGCTGCAATCCGACTTTGACCGGACCGCCCGGATACTCGTCAGCGAATTGGAGGCTCCGCCAAGTGCTCCGCCTTTTTTCGCCAACTGGAAAGGGGAGAAGCTGATCCGTCAGGCGATCCGGCGTTTGATTGCCAATGCGGAGGACAGCATTTTGGTAGATGTGTGGGCCGAAGATCTGCATCAGTTCGAGACCGCGCTGCTGGAAGCGGAGCAAAGGAAGGTGTCCGTTCATCTGATCGTCATGGGAGAATGCCACACCACCCTTCGGCATGTCACGATTCACAGCAGGCCAAAAGGAGGGGCCGGTTCCATCCGCCACTTTACTTTGCTGGCCGACAAACAAAGCGCCCTTGTCGGAAGCTTCGGAGCCCAGGCCGAGAATTCCGTGCTTGAAAGCAACCACCCCAGCATCGTGGATCTGCTCAGCAATGCCTACCGGCATGATGTCATCATGCTGCGCATTGAGCAGGACTTTGGGCCTGAGCTGACCCTAAAGTATGGGGAAGACTATCAGAAGATCAAGCAGGAGCATCCCGAGATCCATCATTCCATACCTAGCAGGAGGAGTTTATCATAG
- a CDS encoding YdhK family protein: MKKYFALLGAAALLLSGCQDQKDNSMNSTASAPAAAVSAAQQDSEGHDSDMHDSGSSLPEGLKTKANPTYPAGTKVILEADHMAGMKGAEATVVGAYDTTAYAVTYTPTTGGEPVKNHKWVIQKEIKDAGSTVLEPGTQVTIEADHMKGMKGAKGVIESAEPTTVYMVDYKPTTGGPEVKNHKWVVESELKAASK, encoded by the coding sequence ATGAAAAAATACTTCGCATTGCTGGGAGCCGCTGCGCTGCTTCTAAGCGGCTGCCAGGATCAGAAGGATAACAGCATGAACAGCACGGCTTCGGCACCTGCCGCAGCCGTATCAGCGGCCCAGCAGGATTCGGAAGGGCATGACTCGGACATGCATGATTCCGGGAGCAGTCTGCCGGAGGGGCTGAAGACGAAGGCGAATCCGACTTATCCGGCCGGTACCAAGGTCATCCTAGAAGCGGATCATATGGCAGGGATGAAAGGAGCGGAAGCTACGGTCGTTGGCGCTTATGATACAACCGCTTATGCGGTGACTTATACGCCGACTACTGGAGGGGAGCCCGTTAAGAATCATAAGTGGGTGATCCAGAAGGAAATCAAGGATGCCGGCAGCACCGTGCTGGAGCCAGGCACCCAAGTGACGATCGAAGCCGATCATATGAAAGGAATGAAAGGTGCCAAAGGGGTCATTGAGTCGGCTGAACCTACGACTGTATATATGGTGGATTATAAACCGACAACGGGCGGGCCTGAGGTTAAAAACCACAAGTGGGTGGTCGAAAGCGAATTAAAGGCTGCGTCCAAATAA
- a CDS encoding TetR-like C-terminal domain-containing protein, with the protein MASIPAADKRIRKSRQALKEALLELLKRYSFEEITITQIVQHADVNRGTFYNNYQEKEQLLEELLQDVLSDLLRAYRSPYMNCSKFEIHRLQADAVEIFRHVSEHANFYRVVLGSDSLPGFERRIFAFLRSIPLQDLIHPEDWTVTQEKPESSKTASYPGTLGGSDATGDSGIPATSRIRKDDFELWGSFYASGLIGMIGYWIENDFAQSHEYMACQLVDLLNRGSHMALLPRGGI; encoded by the coding sequence ATGGCCAGTATCCCGGCTGCGGATAAGAGGATCAGAAAATCGCGGCAGGCTTTGAAGGAAGCCCTGCTTGAGCTGCTGAAGCGTTATTCTTTTGAAGAAATCACCATCACGCAAATTGTGCAGCATGCCGATGTCAACAGAGGAACTTTCTACAATAATTATCAAGAGAAGGAGCAGCTGCTGGAAGAGCTTCTTCAGGATGTGCTGTCCGATCTGCTCCGGGCTTACCGCAGTCCTTATATGAATTGCTCCAAATTCGAAATTCACCGTCTTCAGGCAGATGCCGTAGAGATCTTCAGGCATGTGTCTGAGCACGCTAACTTCTACCGTGTCGTCTTAGGCTCCGATTCTCTGCCCGGCTTCGAGCGTAGAATATTCGCTTTCCTAAGGAGCATCCCCCTTCAGGATCTAATCCATCCGGAGGACTGGACGGTTACCCAAGAAAAGCCAGAAAGCTCGAAAACCGCGAGTTATCCTGGAACTCTGGGCGGCTCGGACGCAACGGGTGACTCTGGAATCCCGGCAACCAGCCGGATCCGGAAGGACGATTTCGAATTGTGGGGCAGCTTCTACGCTTCGGGTCTGATCGGTATGATCGGGTACTGGATCGAAAATGATTTTGCCCAATCCCACGAATATATGGCTTGCCAGCTTGTCGATCTGCTCAACCGGGGGAGCCATATGGCTCTGCTGCCTAGAGGCGGAATTTAA
- a CDS encoding SDR family oxidoreductase, with protein MRLQNKIAIVTGAASGMGKQIALLFAKEGAKVVVSDLNVEGAESVAQEITSNGGTATAIKTNVALEEDIQQLVDKTVSTYGTVDILINNAGIMDNFEPAGDIVDANWERVFAVNTTSVMRATRKVLPIFLEKQSGVIVNVASAGGLYGARAGAAYTASKHAVIGFTKNTGFMYAQNGIRCNAIAPGGVETNIGSSMTNINPFGASRQGLGMALNPRNGKPEEIAQVALFLASEESSFVNGTVITADAGWTAY; from the coding sequence ATGAGACTTCAAAATAAAATAGCTATCGTAACAGGCGCAGCTTCCGGTATGGGTAAGCAAATTGCCCTTTTATTTGCCAAGGAAGGGGCCAAGGTGGTCGTCTCCGATTTGAACGTGGAGGGAGCCGAAAGTGTAGCTCAGGAAATTACATCAAATGGCGGAACAGCGACAGCCATCAAAACTAACGTAGCTTTGGAAGAGGACATCCAGCAGCTGGTTGACAAGACGGTCAGCACGTACGGTACGGTTGACATTCTGATCAATAACGCCGGAATTATGGACAACTTCGAGCCGGCAGGCGACATTGTGGACGCCAATTGGGAGCGGGTATTTGCGGTTAATACGACTAGCGTGATGCGGGCAACCCGCAAGGTGCTGCCGATTTTTCTGGAGAAGCAGAGCGGTGTGATCGTGAATGTCGCTTCCGCAGGCGGACTTTACGGCGCACGGGCGGGTGCCGCTTATACAGCTTCCAAACACGCCGTGATCGGCTTCACGAAAAATACCGGCTTCATGTATGCCCAAAACGGCATTCGCTGCAATGCCATTGCGCCGGGCGGCGTGGAGACGAACATCGGCTCGAGCATGACGAATATCAACCCGTTTGGCGCTTCCAGACAAGGTCTTGGCATGGCTCTGAATCCGCGGAACGGCAAGCCGGAGGAAATCGCACAGGTTGCCTTATTCCTGGCCTCGGAGGAATCCAGCTTCGTGAACGGAACAGTCATTACGGCAGATGCCGGTTGGACCGCTTATTAA
- a CDS encoding carbohydrate ABC transporter permease, giving the protein MNRRRASELAQQFIFVGPAAVFFAVIVAVPFLLGLYYSFTSWNGIAKHADWAGIRNYVHIFTKDPSFLNAFWFTFRFTVLGLILTNLLGFVLAYVLTRKLFTRNVMRTVFFMPHVIGGLLLGFIWQFIFVRGFASIGQATGWSFFNLPWLGTESTSFWSIVIVFVWQNAGYLMVIYISALNNVPKGLTEAARVDGAGRWQVLRHVLIPMVMPAVTVCLFLSISWSFKLFDLNLSLTKGGPFKATESVALNIYNEAYTLSRYGMGSAKAIIFFIVVALISVLQVWATKRKEVEV; this is encoded by the coding sequence ATGAATCGGAGAAGGGCTTCCGAGCTGGCGCAGCAATTCATCTTTGTGGGACCTGCAGCTGTCTTTTTTGCAGTGATTGTAGCCGTTCCGTTCCTGCTAGGGTTGTATTATTCCTTTACAAGCTGGAACGGCATTGCGAAGCATGCGGATTGGGCGGGCATACGCAATTATGTCCACATCTTCACGAAGGACCCGTCCTTTCTGAACGCGTTCTGGTTTACCTTCAGGTTTACGGTGCTGGGGCTGATTCTGACGAATCTGCTCGGGTTTGTGCTGGCTTATGTGCTGACGCGCAAGCTGTTTACGCGCAATGTGATGCGGACGGTCTTCTTTATGCCGCATGTCATCGGCGGCTTGCTGCTCGGCTTTATCTGGCAGTTTATCTTTGTGCGGGGGTTCGCCTCCATCGGACAGGCTACGGGCTGGTCGTTCTTCAACCTGCCATGGCTGGGAACGGAAAGCACCTCGTTCTGGTCCATTGTGATTGTCTTCGTCTGGCAGAATGCCGGTTATCTAATGGTGATTTATATTTCAGCGCTTAATAATGTGCCTAAAGGGCTGACGGAAGCGGCTCGGGTTGACGGGGCAGGCCGATGGCAGGTGCTGCGGCATGTGCTGATTCCGATGGTGATGCCTGCGGTGACGGTTTGTTTGTTCCTTTCGATTTCGTGGTCATTTAAGCTGTTTGACCTGAACTTGTCGCTGACCAAAGGCGGGCCGTTTAAGGCTACTGAATCCGTGGCGCTGAACATCTATAACGAAGCCTACACCTTGAGCCGTTATGGCATGGGTTCGGCGAAAGCGATCATTTTCTTCATCGTGGTTGCCTTGATCTCCGTCCTTCAGGTATGGGCCACCAAACGGAAGGAGGTGGAGGTATGA
- a CDS encoding carbohydrate ABC transporter permease codes for MVVVEIVIVLLGLLFLVPFYFLLVNSVKEYGSILTDSANWPAAFHWSNYREAWKATEFPKAFLNSLIVTVVSNLLLSLICAMAAYKMVRRPTRFNKLLYLAFVAAMVIPFQAIMIPLVKVLSGLSLMDSTLGLIIAYLGFGAPITVFLFHGFVKSVPVDIEEAGKVDGSSPYGIFFRIVLPLMQPIIVTVIILNTLWIWNDYLMPYLILQSPNLATIPIATYAFFGQYTKQWDLALPALTLGIAPVVIFFLVMQKYIIEGVSTGSVKG; via the coding sequence ATGGTAGTAGTGGAGATTGTTATCGTGCTGCTGGGTCTGCTGTTTCTGGTGCCGTTCTACTTCCTGCTCGTCAATTCGGTCAAGGAATATGGCAGCATCCTGACAGATTCCGCGAATTGGCCGGCGGCGTTCCATTGGAGCAATTACCGGGAGGCCTGGAAGGCTACCGAGTTCCCCAAGGCGTTCCTGAACTCGCTGATCGTGACTGTGGTCAGCAACCTGCTGTTGTCGCTGATTTGTGCAATGGCCGCTTATAAAATGGTCCGGAGGCCAACCCGGTTCAATAAACTTCTTTATCTTGCCTTTGTGGCGGCGATGGTGATTCCTTTCCAGGCGATCATGATTCCGCTGGTGAAGGTGCTGAGCGGCCTGTCGCTGATGGACAGTACGTTGGGTCTCATCATCGCTTACCTTGGCTTCGGGGCGCCGATCACGGTGTTTCTGTTCCACGGATTTGTGAAATCCGTTCCGGTGGATATTGAGGAAGCGGGCAAGGTGGACGGAAGTTCGCCTTACGGCATTTTCTTCCGGATAGTGCTGCCCCTCATGCAGCCGATCATCGTTACCGTCATTATTCTGAATACGCTGTGGATCTGGAATGACTACCTGATGCCTTATCTGATTCTTCAAAGTCCGAATCTGGCGACGATTCCGATCGCCACCTACGCCTTCTTCGGCCAATACACGAAGCAGTGGGATCTGGCGCTTCCGGCGCTGACGCTGGGCATTGCGCCTGTGGTGATCTTTTTCCTCGTGATGCAGAAGTACATTATTGAAGGTGTGTCGACCGGGTCGGTAAAAGGATGA